One genomic segment of Hippoglossus hippoglossus isolate fHipHip1 chromosome 22, fHipHip1.pri, whole genome shotgun sequence includes these proteins:
- the arg2 gene encoding arginase-2, mitochondrial — protein sequence MAFRGHVHRFLRTQLGHCCTQSRAQSVAVLGAPFSRGQKRRGVEHGPKVIRDAGLIERLSGLDYSVHDFGDLSFHHLEKDEPYMDVKFPRSVGAANKMLSGAASRAIGAGHTLVMLGGDHSLAIGSVSGHAQQCPDLCLIWVDAHADINTPITSPSGNLHGQPVAFMLKELQDKMPAIPGFSWAKPFLSSRDLVYIGLRDVDPGERNILKNLGIQYFTMRDIDRLGIQRVMEMTFDHLMARKQRPIHLSFDIDAFDPSLAPATGTPVNGGLTYREGMYITEEIHNTGLLSAMDLVEVNPVLGANREAVEATASLAVNVIASSLGQTREGAHVSIDEIPSAKDDTEQLRI from the exons ATGGCTTTCAGGGGACATGTACACCGTTTTCTCAGGACTCAACTCGGCCACTGCTGCACACAAAGCCGGGCTCAGTCCGTGGCGGTGCTCGGGGCCCCGTTTTCCAGAGGACAG AAAAGGAGAGGAGTGGAGCACGGACCCAAAGTCATCAGAGATGCGGGGCTCATCGAGAGGCTGTCCGGGCTGG ATTACTCTGTCCATGACTTTGGAGACCTCAGCTTCCACCACCTGGAGAAGGATGAACCCTACATGGACGTGAAGTTCCCTCGCTCTGTGGGTGCAGCCAATAAGATGCTGTCTGGAGCAGCGAGCAGAGCCATCGGAGCGGGCCACACCCTCGTCATGCTCGGCGGTGATCACAG CCTGGCTATCGGGTCAGTGAGCGGTCACGCCCAGCAGTGTCCCGACCTGTGTCTCATCTGGGTCGATGCTCACGCAGACATAAACACGCCCATAACCTCTCCATCAGGAAACCTGCACGGCCAGCCTGTGGCATTCATGCTCAAAGAACTACAAGACAAG ATGCCAGCTATCCCAGGGTTCTCTTGGGCGAAGCCGTTCCTCTCCTCGAGGGACCTGGTCTACATCGGTCTGCGGGACGTGGACCCCGGAGAGCG CAACATCCTGAAGAACCTGGGTATCCAGTACTTCACCATGAGGGATATCGACAGACTGGGCATCCAAAGGGTTATGGAGATGACTTTTGACCATCTTATGGCAAG AAAACAGCGACCGATCCACTTGAGCTTCGACATCGACGCCTTCGACCCGTCTCTCGCCCCCGCCACAGGAACGCCAGTGAACGGAGGTTTGACCTACAGGGAGGGAATGTACATCACAGAGGAAATCCATAACACAG GCCTGCTGTCAGCCATGGACCTGGTCGAGGTGAACCCCGTGCTAGGGGCCAACCGAGAAGCCGTGGAGGCCACCGCCTCTTTAGCGGTCAACGTCATCGCGTCGTCTCTTGGACAGACGAGAGAAGGGGCTCACGTGTCCATCGATGAGATTCCATCTGCGAAGGACGACACAGAGCAGCTCCGCATCTGA
- the vti1b gene encoding vesicle transport through interaction with t-SNAREs homolog 1B, whose amino-acid sequence MSSEEFEKLHEIFSSMFEELKLIPDRAAMSQGEERKRLVRTFDERNGEAEEVLQGMEEELRGAPSSYRNGMATKLRLYRRDLGKLQRDMKNSAPSFGSSSQPVGGSHHGIYSSENQQSTHLQSQRTLLLQGTDSLNNASQSIERSQRIAAETEHIGTDIIEELGEQREQLDRTRSRLVTTGENLSQSRKILRAMSRRLMTNKLLLSVIILMELAILGAVIYLKFFRK is encoded by the exons ATGTCGTCGGAGGAGTTCGAGAAGTTGCACGAAATCTTCAGCTCGATGTTCGAGGAGCTGAAGCTGATTCCAGACCGAGCTGCGATGAGCCAGGGAG aggagaggaagaggttgGTGAGAACCTTCGATGAGAGAAATGGGGAAGCTGAAGAAGTG TTACAAGgaatggaggaggagctgcGCGGCGCCCCGTCTTCTTATCGAAACGGAATGGCTACGAAGCTGCGCCTGTACCGCCGGGATCTGGGCAAACTGCAGAGGGACATGAAGAACTCTGCTCCCAGCTTTGGCTCCTCGTCCCAGCCAGTGGGAGGAAGTCATCACGGCATCTACTCATCAGAGAATCagcagagt ACTCACCTGCAGTCCCAGAGAACCCTGCTCCTCCAGGGCACAGACTCTCTGAACAACGCTAGTCAGAGCATTGAACGCAGCCAACGCATCGCTGCAGAGACGGAGCACATCGGTACCGACATCATCGAGGAGCTGGGGGAGCAGCGCGAGCAGCTGGACCGCACCAGGAGCAGA TTGGTGACCACTGGAGAGAACCTCAGTCAAAGTCGAAAGATCCTTCGTGCCATGTCTCGGCG GCTGATGACAAACAAGTTGCTGTTAAGTGTGATCATTCTAATGGAGCTGGCGATCCTGGGCGCTGTGATTTACCTGAAGTTCTTCCGAAAATAA
- the rdh12 gene encoding retinol dehydrogenase 12 isoform X1 produces the protein MWFFAIVAGLGAVTLLVLLFASHIRSYAAGGVCRSPARLDGKTVLITGANTGIGRETARDLVMRGARVIMACRDVEKGEEAAASIRAAYPDADVEVRELDLADTCSIRAFAQEFLREVNRLHILINNAGVMMCPYTKTIDGFEMHIGVNHLGHFLLTSLLIGLLKRSGPARIIVVSSLAHNFGWVRFHDLHSQGSYNSGLAYCQSKLANVLFTRELARRLKDTNVTVNSVHPGTVNSDLSRHSTLMTIFMTFFSTFVKTPQEGAQTSIYCAVAEELHSVSGKHFSDCAPAFVAPQGRSEETARRLWDISCELLAIEWD, from the exons ATGTGGTTTTTTGCGATAGTCGCTGGACTCGGAGCGGTGACGTTGCTGGTGCTGTTGTTCGCATCACACATAAG AAGTTATGCAGCAGGAGGAGTGTGCAGGTCCCCGGCTCGTCTGGATGGGAAGACGGTCCTCATCACTGGAGCCAACACGGGGATTGGGAGGGAGACCGCACGGGATCTGGTGATGAGAG GGGCTCGGGTGATCATGGCGTGCCGAGACGTGGAAAAGGGCGAGGAGGCTGCGGCCAGCATACGAGCCGCGTACCCCGATGCAGATGTGGAGGTTCGAGAGCTGGATTTGGCAGATACCTGCTCTATACGTGCCTTCGCACAGGAATTCCTCAGAG AGGTGAATCGTCTTCACATCCTCATCAACAATGCCGGCGTGATGATGTGTCCTTACACCAAAACCATTGATGGCTTTGAGATGCACATCGGAGTCAATCACTTGG gtcacttcctgttgacGTCGCTCCTGATCGGGCTGCTCAAGCGCAGCGGGCCGGCCCGAATCATCGTGGTCTCCTCTCTGGCACACAACTTCGGCTGGGTCCGCTTCCACGACCTTCACAGCCAGGGCAGCTACAACAGTGGATTAGCGTACTGCCAGAGCAAACTGGCAAATGTGCTGTTTACCAGAGAGTTGGCTCGTAGACTCAAAg ACACCAACGTGACCGTGAACTCAGTCCACCCGGGGACGGTGAACTCCGACCTGAGCCGACACTCGACCCTCATGACGATATTCATGACATTCTTCTCCACGTTTGTAAAAACCCCGCAGGAAGGAGCCCAGACCAGCATCTACTGTGCTGTGGCCGAGGAGCTGCACTCTGTCTCTGGGAAACACTTCAG CGACTGCGCCCCTGCCTTTGTCGCCCCACAGGGAAGAAGTGAGGAGACGGCGAGGAGACTGTGGGACATCAGCTGTGAGCTTCTCGCTATCGAGTGGGACTGA
- the rdh12 gene encoding retinol dehydrogenase 12 isoform X2, translating into MWFFAIVAGLGAVTLLVLLFASHISYAAGGVCRSPARLDGKTVLITGANTGIGRETARDLVMRGARVIMACRDVEKGEEAAASIRAAYPDADVEVRELDLADTCSIRAFAQEFLREVNRLHILINNAGVMMCPYTKTIDGFEMHIGVNHLGHFLLTSLLIGLLKRSGPARIIVVSSLAHNFGWVRFHDLHSQGSYNSGLAYCQSKLANVLFTRELARRLKDTNVTVNSVHPGTVNSDLSRHSTLMTIFMTFFSTFVKTPQEGAQTSIYCAVAEELHSVSGKHFSDCAPAFVAPQGRSEETARRLWDISCELLAIEWD; encoded by the exons ATGTGGTTTTTTGCGATAGTCGCTGGACTCGGAGCGGTGACGTTGCTGGTGCTGTTGTTCGCATCACACATAAG TTATGCAGCAGGAGGAGTGTGCAGGTCCCCGGCTCGTCTGGATGGGAAGACGGTCCTCATCACTGGAGCCAACACGGGGATTGGGAGGGAGACCGCACGGGATCTGGTGATGAGAG GGGCTCGGGTGATCATGGCGTGCCGAGACGTGGAAAAGGGCGAGGAGGCTGCGGCCAGCATACGAGCCGCGTACCCCGATGCAGATGTGGAGGTTCGAGAGCTGGATTTGGCAGATACCTGCTCTATACGTGCCTTCGCACAGGAATTCCTCAGAG AGGTGAATCGTCTTCACATCCTCATCAACAATGCCGGCGTGATGATGTGTCCTTACACCAAAACCATTGATGGCTTTGAGATGCACATCGGAGTCAATCACTTGG gtcacttcctgttgacGTCGCTCCTGATCGGGCTGCTCAAGCGCAGCGGGCCGGCCCGAATCATCGTGGTCTCCTCTCTGGCACACAACTTCGGCTGGGTCCGCTTCCACGACCTTCACAGCCAGGGCAGCTACAACAGTGGATTAGCGTACTGCCAGAGCAAACTGGCAAATGTGCTGTTTACCAGAGAGTTGGCTCGTAGACTCAAAg ACACCAACGTGACCGTGAACTCAGTCCACCCGGGGACGGTGAACTCCGACCTGAGCCGACACTCGACCCTCATGACGATATTCATGACATTCTTCTCCACGTTTGTAAAAACCCCGCAGGAAGGAGCCCAGACCAGCATCTACTGTGCTGTGGCCGAGGAGCTGCACTCTGTCTCTGGGAAACACTTCAG CGACTGCGCCCCTGCCTTTGTCGCCCCACAGGGAAGAAGTGAGGAGACGGCGAGGAGACTGTGGGACATCAGCTGTGAGCTTCTCGCTATCGAGTGGGACTGA